Proteins from a single region of Streptomyces vinaceus:
- a CDS encoding mechanosensitive ion channel family protein, with translation MNRELLVHDWLVAGIALAAGALAGLLLRALMRWLGRHAERTRWTGDDVIVDALRTLAPWAAVIAGVAVAASTLPLTARVLGFVNQSLTAVLILIATISAARVVAGLVQSVAGARTGVAGSASIFVNITRIVVLVMGVLVALETVGVSIAPLVTALGVGGLAVALALQDTLANLFAGVHILASKTVQPGDYIRLTSGEEGYVVDINWRNTVVRNLSNNLVIIPNNRLARTNMTNFTQPEQQLSILVQVGVGYESDLEHVERVTLDVVDSVMADINGAVPDHEGKVRFHTFADSRINFTVILGVGEFSDQYRIKHEFIKRLHRRFRAEGISIPAPTRTVALHHEGADAPVLPPVPHQREAPPRSPATTTH, from the coding sequence TTGAACCGGGAACTCCTCGTGCACGACTGGCTAGTGGCCGGGATCGCGCTGGCCGCGGGCGCCCTGGCCGGACTGCTGCTGCGGGCCCTGATGCGCTGGCTCGGCCGGCACGCCGAGCGGACGCGGTGGACCGGGGACGACGTCATCGTCGACGCGCTGCGCACCCTGGCCCCCTGGGCGGCCGTCATCGCCGGCGTCGCGGTGGCCGCCTCCACCCTGCCGCTCACCGCGCGGGTGCTGGGGTTCGTCAACCAGTCCCTGACCGCCGTGCTCATCCTCATCGCCACGATCAGCGCGGCCCGGGTCGTCGCGGGGCTCGTGCAGTCGGTGGCGGGCGCGCGGACCGGCGTGGCCGGATCGGCGTCCATCTTCGTCAACATCACGCGGATCGTGGTCCTCGTGATGGGGGTGCTCGTCGCGCTCGAAACGGTGGGCGTGTCCATCGCGCCGCTGGTCACAGCCCTCGGCGTCGGCGGTCTGGCGGTGGCCCTGGCCTTGCAGGACACCCTCGCCAACCTCTTCGCGGGCGTCCACATCCTCGCCTCGAAGACCGTGCAGCCCGGTGACTACATCCGCCTCACCAGTGGGGAGGAGGGGTACGTCGTCGACATCAACTGGCGCAACACCGTGGTCCGCAACCTGTCGAACAACCTGGTGATCATCCCCAACAACCGGCTCGCGCGGACCAACATGACCAACTTCACCCAGCCCGAGCAGCAGTTGTCGATCCTGGTCCAGGTGGGCGTGGGCTACGAGAGCGATCTGGAACACGTGGAGCGGGTGACCCTCGACGTGGTCGACAGCGTGATGGCCGACATCAACGGCGCGGTCCCCGACCACGAGGGCAAGGTCCGCTTCCACACGTTCGCGGATTCCAGGATCAACTTCACGGTGATCCTGGGGGTCGGCGAGTTCAGCGACCAGTACCGGATCAAGCACGAGTTCATCAAGCGCCTGCACCGGCGGTTCCGGGCGGAGGGCATCTCCATCCCCGCGCCCACCCGGACCGTCGCGCTCCACCACGAGGGCGCCGACGCTCCGGTGCTCCCCCCGGTTCCGCACCAGCGCGAGGCCCCGCCGCGTTCGCCCGCCACCACCACGCACTGA
- a CDS encoding MepB family protein, with product MQNHRERSADTRPGPVGPEPWPDAVRLPGDLLAAKSRVYDPCGFVCSQPVPEAEGGAYAAHAFTVDGRAVRFRSGKTTPTKAGQFVTVWIRSEQGPIRPFDTADGVDLVVISCHDDHGFGQFVLPVDALRRHGVVSVEGAGGKRGFRVYPPWVATANRQADRAQAWQVEHFLHLPRDGAVDLARAEELYHP from the coding sequence ATGCAGAACCACCGCGAGCGCTCCGCCGACACCCGCCCCGGCCCCGTCGGCCCCGAACCCTGGCCGGACGCCGTCCGCCTGCCCGGCGACCTCCTCGCGGCGAAGTCACGCGTCTACGACCCGTGCGGGTTCGTCTGCTCGCAACCGGTTCCCGAGGCCGAGGGCGGCGCGTACGCCGCGCACGCGTTCACCGTGGACGGGCGTGCCGTGCGCTTCCGCTCGGGCAAGACGACGCCCACCAAGGCCGGCCAGTTCGTCACGGTGTGGATCCGGTCGGAGCAGGGACCGATCCGGCCCTTCGACACCGCGGACGGCGTCGACCTGGTCGTGATCAGCTGCCACGACGACCACGGCTTCGGCCAGTTCGTCCTCCCGGTGGACGCCCTGCGCCGGCACGGAGTCGTATCGGTGGAGGGCGCCGGGGGGAAGCGGGGCTTCCGTGTCTACCCGCCCTGGGTGGCCACCGCCAACCGCCAGGCCGACCGCGCCCAGGCGTGGCAGGTGGAGCACTTCCTCCACCTGCCGCGGGACGGCGCCGTCGACCTGGCCCGCGCCGAGGAGCTGTACCACCCGTAA
- a CDS encoding NAD-dependent epimerase/dehydratase family protein, with protein MRVLVTGGAGFIGSHVVAELARRGHDPVVFDLAEDGRDVRDPGQVRDALAGIDAVCHQAAKVGLGKDFGDAPAYVSANGLGTAVLLAEMAGAGVRRLLLAGSMVVYGEGRYACAAHGVVRPGPRAEADLAAGRFEPRCPRCGAELAPGLVGEDAPMDPRNVYATTKLEQEHLAASWARATGGSAISLRYHNVYGPGMPRDTPYAGVAALFRSALARGEAPRVFEDGGQRRDFVHVRDVAVANAVALESLAGSPDGFTAYNVGSGDPRTVGDMAKALAAACGGPDPVVTGEYRLGDVRHITADSARLRRDLDWRPAVPFTAGMAELATGAEAR; from the coding sequence ATGCGCGTACTTGTGACTGGAGGAGCGGGCTTCATCGGCTCGCACGTCGTCGCCGAGCTGGCCCGCCGCGGCCACGACCCGGTGGTCTTCGATCTCGCGGAGGACGGAAGGGACGTACGGGATCCCGGCCAGGTGCGGGACGCCCTGGCCGGGATCGACGCGGTCTGCCACCAGGCGGCCAAGGTCGGCCTGGGCAAGGACTTCGGCGACGCGCCGGCGTACGTGTCGGCCAACGGCCTCGGCACGGCGGTCCTGCTGGCCGAGATGGCCGGGGCGGGGGTGCGCAGGCTGCTCCTCGCCGGATCGATGGTCGTCTACGGCGAGGGGCGGTACGCGTGCGCCGCGCACGGCGTGGTCCGGCCCGGCCCGCGCGCCGAGGCCGATCTGGCGGCGGGCCGGTTCGAGCCGCGCTGCCCGCGCTGCGGCGCCGAGCTGGCGCCCGGCCTGGTCGGGGAGGACGCCCCGATGGATCCGCGGAACGTCTACGCCACCACCAAACTGGAACAGGAGCACCTCGCGGCCTCGTGGGCGCGGGCCACCGGCGGCTCCGCGATCTCGCTGCGCTACCACAACGTGTACGGGCCGGGGATGCCGCGCGACACCCCGTACGCGGGGGTCGCCGCGCTGTTCCGTTCCGCGCTGGCGCGGGGCGAGGCGCCGCGCGTCTTCGAGGACGGCGGCCAGCGGCGGGACTTCGTCCACGTACGGGACGTGGCCGTGGCCAACGCCGTGGCACTGGAGTCCCTGGCCGGCTCGCCCGACGGGTTCACCGCGTACAACGTCGGCAGCGGCGATCCGCGGACCGTCGGCGACATGGCCAAGGCGCTGGCCGCCGCCTGCGGGGGCCCGGACCCGGTGGTCACCGGCGAGTACCGGCTGGGCGACGTCCGGCACATCACCGCCGACTCCGCGCGACTGCGCCGGGACCTGGACTGGCGGCCCGCGGTGCCGTTCACCGCCGGCATGGCGGAGCTGGCCACGGGGGCGGAAGCCCGTTAG
- a CDS encoding sensor histidine kinase yields the protein MPEQDLLLIALYALLGAGGAGALGAVALRMVRRRSVAVSLAVVTAVAVLAMLAGTLAVAWAMFLSSHDLTAVTVVVAVAAVVSLGTALLLGRQVVMRCRELVEAARAFGEEGTFTTPSVPAPAELAALSRELALTGERLTASRERERALETSRRELVAWISHDLRTPLAGLRAMSEALEDGVAADPARYHRQMRTEVDRLNSMVGDLFELSRIHAGALSLSPTRLNLYDLVGDALAGTDALAREHGVRLVGDGTASLPVEVDGKEMTRVLSNLLVNAIRHTPADGTVAIAAEAREGTVVLSVTDACGGIPEEDLTRVFDTGWRGTQARTPPGGAGLGLAIVRGIVEAHDGHAHVRNVTGGCRFELTLPAPA from the coding sequence ATGCCTGAACAGGACCTGCTGCTGATCGCCCTGTACGCGCTGCTCGGCGCGGGCGGCGCCGGAGCGCTCGGCGCGGTCGCCCTGCGGATGGTGCGGCGGCGCAGCGTCGCCGTCTCCCTCGCCGTCGTGACCGCCGTCGCCGTGCTCGCGATGCTCGCCGGGACGCTCGCCGTGGCCTGGGCGATGTTCCTGTCCTCCCACGACCTCACGGCGGTGACGGTGGTCGTCGCGGTGGCCGCCGTCGTCTCGCTGGGCACCGCCCTGCTGCTCGGCCGGCAGGTCGTGATGCGCTGCCGCGAGCTCGTCGAGGCCGCCCGCGCCTTCGGCGAGGAGGGCACCTTCACCACGCCGAGCGTCCCCGCGCCCGCCGAACTCGCCGCGCTCAGCCGGGAACTGGCCCTGACCGGCGAACGCCTGACCGCCTCCCGGGAGCGCGAGCGGGCTCTGGAGACCTCGCGGCGCGAGCTCGTCGCCTGGATCTCGCACGACCTGCGCACACCGCTCGCCGGGCTGCGCGCCATGTCGGAGGCGCTGGAGGACGGCGTGGCCGCCGACCCCGCCCGCTACCACCGGCAGATGCGCACCGAGGTCGACCGCCTCAACTCCATGGTCGGGGACCTCTTCGAGCTCTCGCGCATCCACGCGGGCGCCCTCAGCCTCAGCCCCACCCGGCTGAACCTCTACGACCTCGTCGGCGACGCCCTGGCCGGCACCGACGCCCTCGCCCGCGAGCACGGCGTACGGCTGGTCGGCGACGGGACCGCGTCCCTCCCGGTCGAGGTGGACGGCAAGGAAATGACCCGCGTCCTGTCGAACCTGCTGGTCAACGCCATCCGCCACACTCCGGCCGACGGTACGGTCGCGATCGCCGCCGAAGCCCGCGAGGGCACGGTGGTGCTGTCCGTCACCGACGCCTGCGGCGGGATCCCCGAGGAGGACCTGACGCGCGTGTTCGACACCGGCTGGCGCGGCACCCAGGCCCGGACGCCTCCGGGGGGCGCGGGCCTGGGCCTGGCGATCGTCCGGGGCATCGTCGAGGCGCACGACGGGCACGCGCACGTCCGCAACGTCACCGGCGGCTGCCGCTTCGAACTGACCCTCCCGGCGCCCGCCTGA
- a CDS encoding response regulator transcription factor: MLVVDDDPTVSEVVAQYLDRAGFAVRLAADGPAALRAAEERRPDLVVLDLMLPGMDGLEVCRRLRARERAAGQYVGQGATAPVPVIMLTARGDEDDRILGLEVGADDYVTKPFSPRELVLRVQSVLRRAVPAAPAAGPRLTAAGLSLDPAARRVSKDGRELALTLREFDLLAFFLRHPGQVCDRERLMREVWGWDFGDLSTVTVHVRRLRGKIEDDAANPRLIQTVWGAGYRFDTHPGPAVPATETRTADGHGHA; the protein is encoded by the coding sequence ATCCTGGTCGTGGACGACGACCCGACCGTCTCGGAGGTCGTGGCCCAGTACCTCGACCGGGCCGGTTTCGCCGTCCGCCTCGCCGCCGACGGACCGGCCGCCCTGCGCGCCGCCGAGGAGCGCCGCCCGGACCTGGTCGTCCTCGACCTCATGCTGCCCGGCATGGACGGGCTGGAGGTCTGCCGCAGGCTGCGGGCGCGCGAGCGCGCTGCCGGACAGTACGTCGGCCAGGGCGCCACCGCACCCGTCCCGGTCATCATGCTCACCGCGCGCGGTGACGAGGACGACCGGATCCTGGGCCTGGAAGTCGGCGCGGACGACTACGTGACCAAGCCCTTCAGCCCGCGGGAGCTCGTCCTGCGCGTGCAGTCGGTCCTGCGCCGGGCCGTGCCGGCCGCACCGGCCGCCGGCCCCCGGCTCACCGCGGCGGGCCTGAGCCTGGACCCGGCCGCGCGCCGGGTGAGCAAGGACGGCAGGGAACTCGCACTCACCCTCAGGGAGTTCGACCTCCTCGCGTTCTTCCTGCGCCACCCCGGGCAGGTCTGCGACCGGGAGCGGCTCATGCGCGAGGTCTGGGGCTGGGACTTCGGCGACCTCTCCACCGTCACCGTCCACGTCCGCAGGCTCCGCGGCAAGATCGAGGACGATGCGGCGAACCCCCGCCTGATCCAGACCGTCTGGGGCGCCGGCTACCGCTTCGACACCCACCCCGGCCCGGCGGTTCCCGCCACGGAGACGAGAACGGCGGACGGCCATGGACATGCCTGA
- a CDS encoding glycosyltransferase family 2 protein codes for MTDSAGVPPRADLVLPCLDEAEALPWVLARVPAGWRAIVVDNGSTDGSADLARGLGATVVREPVRGFGAACHAGLLAARADLVCFCDCDASMDPSLLAPMAARVEAGEADLLLGRRRPQGRGAWPAHARAGNLALARMLRRRTGLRLHDLGPMRVARREALLGLDLTDRRSGYPLQMVVRAADAGWRVAETDVPYLPRAGRSKVTGTWRGTWQAVRDMRRVLAETPGTRTAAAGGVRA; via the coding sequence GTGACTGATTCTGCTGGTGTGCCGCCCCGGGCGGACCTCGTACTGCCGTGCCTCGACGAGGCGGAGGCGCTGCCCTGGGTGCTGGCGCGGGTGCCGGCCGGGTGGCGGGCCATCGTCGTGGACAACGGCTCCACCGACGGCTCCGCCGACCTCGCGCGCGGCCTGGGCGCGACCGTGGTGCGCGAACCCGTACGCGGCTTCGGCGCGGCCTGCCATGCCGGGCTGCTGGCCGCGCGCGCCGACCTCGTCTGCTTCTGCGACTGCGACGCCTCCATGGACCCCTCCCTGCTCGCCCCCATGGCGGCGCGGGTCGAGGCCGGCGAGGCCGACCTGCTGCTCGGCCGGCGCCGCCCGCAGGGACGCGGCGCCTGGCCCGCCCACGCCCGCGCCGGGAACCTCGCGCTGGCGCGCATGCTGCGCCGGCGTACGGGGCTGCGGCTGCACGACCTCGGCCCGATGCGGGTCGCGCGCCGCGAGGCACTGCTGGGCCTGGACCTGACCGACCGGCGCAGCGGCTACCCGCTGCAGATGGTCGTACGGGCCGCCGACGCGGGCTGGCGGGTGGCCGAGACGGACGTGCCGTACCTGCCGCGCGCCGGCAGGTCGAAGGTCACCGGAACGTGGCGGGGCACCTGGCAGGCGGTGCGGGACATGCGGCGGGTGCTGGCCGAGACCCCCGGCACCCGCACCGCCGCGGCGGGCGGGGTCCGCGCATGA
- a CDS encoding TIGR04282 family arsenosugar biosynthesis glycosyltransferase yields MSTYRSEHPAVRGGDAGTLVVVAKAPVPGRVKTRLTPHFTPQQAAALARAALQDTLDAVLATPAGRRVLYLDGAPGRWLPEGVEVVPQCAGGLDVRLAAAFTLYEGPALLIGMDTPQVTPALLAQGLDFAGTDSWFGPALDGGFWALGLAEPDPALLLGVPMSVPHTGAVQRQRLTASGLAVRDLPALCDVDTPDDASLVAGSAPGTRFAALYAELRAAVR; encoded by the coding sequence ATGAGCACGTACCGCAGCGAGCACCCGGCCGTCCGCGGCGGTGACGCCGGCACGCTCGTCGTCGTAGCCAAGGCGCCGGTGCCGGGCCGGGTCAAGACCCGGCTGACCCCGCACTTCACCCCGCAGCAGGCCGCCGCGCTGGCCCGCGCCGCGCTCCAGGACACCCTGGACGCCGTCCTCGCCACACCGGCGGGGCGCCGCGTCCTCTATCTGGACGGGGCGCCGGGGCGCTGGCTGCCCGAGGGCGTCGAGGTGGTCCCGCAGTGCGCGGGCGGCCTCGACGTCCGGCTGGCGGCCGCGTTCACCCTGTACGAGGGTCCCGCGCTGCTGATCGGCATGGACACCCCGCAGGTCACCCCTGCACTCCTCGCCCAGGGACTCGACTTCGCCGGGACCGACTCCTGGTTCGGCCCGGCCCTCGACGGTGGCTTCTGGGCCCTGGGGCTCGCCGAGCCGGACCCCGCGCTCCTGCTGGGCGTGCCCATGTCCGTCCCGCACACCGGGGCGGTGCAGCGGCAGCGGCTGACCGCGTCGGGCCTGGCCGTACGGGACCTCCCGGCGCTGTGCGACGTCGACACCCCGGACGACGCGTCGCTGGTCGCCGGGTCGGCGCCCGGGACCCGGTTCGCCGCCCTGTACGCCGAGCTCCGCGCGGCCGTACGGTGA
- a CDS encoding class I SAM-dependent methyltransferase: MTARTTAALAEPAARAWRADPYADALRTGRGPLFLRRSDGWLLPLEVERWCAEADAADATVLARCEGPVLDIGCGPGRLVAALARLGHPALGVDVTPEAVARTVRTGGTALCRSVFEPLPGEGRWGTVLLIDGNIGIGGDPGALLRRAARLAAPGGTLLVEAVPVDVDERVEVHVEDGSGGRGAAFPWARLGTRALRSRAADAGWTRAVTWYAAGRAFVQLRR, encoded by the coding sequence GTGACCGCGCGGACGACCGCGGCGCTCGCGGAACCCGCCGCCCGGGCCTGGCGGGCCGACCCGTACGCCGACGCCCTGCGCACCGGCCGGGGGCCGCTGTTCCTGCGCCGCAGCGACGGCTGGCTGCTGCCGCTGGAGGTGGAGCGCTGGTGCGCCGAGGCCGACGCGGCCGATGCCACCGTCCTGGCCCGCTGCGAGGGCCCGGTCCTGGACATAGGCTGCGGACCGGGCCGCCTCGTCGCCGCCCTCGCCCGCCTCGGGCACCCCGCGCTGGGCGTGGACGTGACCCCGGAGGCGGTGGCCCGTACGGTGCGCACCGGCGGCACTGCCCTGTGCCGGTCCGTGTTCGAACCGCTGCCCGGCGAGGGCCGCTGGGGCACGGTCCTGCTCATCGACGGGAACATCGGCATCGGCGGTGACCCCGGCGCGCTGCTGCGCCGGGCCGCCCGGCTCGCGGCCCCGGGCGGCACCCTGCTGGTCGAGGCGGTCCCGGTCGACGTCGACGAGCGGGTCGAGGTGCACGTCGAGGACGGCAGCGGGGGCCGTGGGGCCGCCTTCCCGTGGGCCCGGCTCGGTACCCGCGCGCTCCGTTCGCGGGCGGCGGACGCGGGCTGGACCCGGGCGGTGACCTGGTACGCGGCGGGCCGCGCCTTCGTACAACTGCGGCGCTGA